A genomic segment from Anticarsia gemmatalis isolate Benzon Research Colony breed Stoneville strain chromosome 12, ilAntGemm2 primary, whole genome shotgun sequence encodes:
- the mRRF1 gene encoding mitochondrial ribosome recycling factor 1, protein MMGTRMLQRLATPVFTSALKTIYPNVNRGAERVVYVNSIDFTAVRNYAKSKDKGKDKKGKGAKVDINVAVISELVPVDKMKDRCNNAIDKMKEEFTKNLSLRSTTGSIESLAVKFEGKDYELQELAQIVRKNPKTLVINFASFPQAIPNALKAIQSSGLNLNPQQDGTTLYVPVPKVTKEHREALAKNAKSLYIKCRDSMKEVQNEFLKKVKRQSNVSEDLIHNVSKQISAICDEYQNEAKNIYEVKHNELVGK, encoded by the coding sequence ATGATGGGGACAAGAATGTTGCAACGGCTGGCAACGCCAGTATTCACGAGtgctttaaaaactatttatccTAATGTGAACAGAGGTGCCGAAAGAGTTGTTTACGTAAATTCGATAGATTTTACGGCTGTTAGAAACTATGCTAAAAGTAAGGATAAAGGAAAAGATAAAAAGGGTAAAGGCGCTAAGGTGGATATCAATGTAGCTGTAATATCTGAACTGGTTCCGGTGGACAAGATGAAAGATCGTTGCAACAACGCTATTGATAAAATGAAAGAAGAATTCACGAAAAACTTATCACTTCGGTCGACTACTGGCTCTATCGAATCACTGGCAGTGAAGTTTGAAGGCAAAGATTATGAATTACAAGAACTTGCTCAAATAGTTAGGAAAAACCCTAAAACTCTTGTTATAAACTTTGCTTCATTTCCACAAGCTATACCTAATGCTTTGAAAGCAATACAATCATCTGGACTGAATCTAAACCCTCAGCAAGATGGCACCACACTGTATGTTCCTGTGCCTAAGGTAACAAAGGAACATAGAGAAGCACTGGCAAAGAACGCCAAATCTTTGTATATTAAGTGTAGAGATTCAATGAAGGAGGTTCAAAATGAATTtctgaaaaaagtaaaaaggcAGTCCAATGTGTCTGAAGATTTGATTCACAATGTGTCTAAGCAAATAAGTGCCATATGTGATGAATATCAGAATgaagccaaaaatatttatgaagttaAGCACAATGAACTTGTTGGAAAGTAA